One Pelodiscus sinensis isolate JC-2024 chromosome 9, ASM4963464v1, whole genome shotgun sequence genomic window, catggatAGGTatgtctcacctggccccaagctgctgcggcaagacagggctggggttgtcctctctttccagggcagcctgcatcctgaaccccgcctccccagagcaattatttaaatgaagaaaaacaacttatttgagttaaggacccaagcaatgccagtaAATCTATGTTCAGATACTTGAATGCATTCAAGTCTCTGATCTTGTGCCTTATGCTTCACACTAAGTATTTATTAGTAGCCAATTAATGCAAACCTTGAGTTGACTTACTGCTGTATTCTCCCATATTTTAAATGTCACTAGTCATGTAGCTTTTCCTCGCATCTTTTTGATAATATACTTCCTTATGAAAACCCCCTGTTGTTTTTTTCCACGTTACTTAATTTCCTCACTAATTCTACATTACCCAGCTTCTTGGAATGTCCTTGAAGTTTTATGTATCTACCTTTTAAGGCTTGATTCAGTACTTGGTTTTATTAGCGCTATACCACAGGCAACAAAAACACAGGAGAATTGACATAGTATGAATAATTTCCTCTTTCCAAATCATGGCCCAAAGGTGAATAAAATTATCCATTTAGGTCATTTGAGATGAAACTAACAAACAACTCTGGAATTTCTAAATTCTTTTTTAGCTCTCGTTCTGTTCTGTTCTCCCTGCTCCTGTTAGTCAGCAGCCATATACCTCAAGGGAGATGGATTGAGCCATTGGTTTTAGAGGCTGGTGAGCCTGAGGTTTGAAGATGGGCATCGTTCTTCCTTCTGGCCATGTCTACATAGTAAAAACCATACAATGGCTGACCTACCTGAACGAGCTTGAATCCGCTTAGCACAGGTAACAATGGCATTGGAAACAGTGCAGAGCAGGCTAGCAGCCAAGTGACTACACAGGGCCAACACCAGGCTTTTACTACCTATGCTGAAGATGGGAAATACAAGCCTGGCATGAACCTTAAGTGTGTACTTTGCTCACTAGCCTGCTCTGTCCTATCTTCAGTGTTCTTGCTAGCTGGCTTCAAGCAACCTGTGCACAACTTTTGATGTGTAGACTCACCGTTAGACAAATAGCAACACTGCCACTCCAAACTTTCAAAACTTTATTACTCAAAAGCCTAACTCTAAATCATCTTTTCAAAATCTGAAATGTATGGCCACTCCCTTCTGGCTAGGGAATGCAAATAACCAGTGTTTCCATCACAACCCCCTCTCCATACCTTTTCATTACAAGATGAGGGGATAAAATCTAGAGGTTTGTTCCCCAGCCATGTCCCCTGATAGGAACTTGATGTATTTCTATGCCATCCACCATTTTCTGTGTGTGCAAACTACACTGAAGATTGCAGCTGTACATCTTTCTCGTCTGCCCATTCCCAGAACTCATCCCCACTCCACCCTCACGTTTTGGAAGTGTGACTTGTATGATCAGAAATCCGGTCTGGCTTTGTCTTTCCAGTAAATCAGTATTGTTGGAAGACTTATAATCCTGTCCAAATTCTCTCAGGAAAGCGAGTTTCAGAGAGACTATTTTTGCTAAGGAGTTTGCCTTATCTGATTATCATCCTTTGAAGAGAATGTTTGCTGATTACAGGAACTGAGACCAATCCAACTTTCCGCACAGGGACTAATGAGGCAATACAATAGTATCAGTTATCTTTTTTAAGGcaaaaaacaaaggggaaaatgCATCAGAGGAGGCTCATTGGGAAATGTTTAGAAACAGTTCTGATTCTCTTTCCCCATTATTGGTTTCGGGACACATTGGCATGGAAACATGTTCTATATTTGTGATCCTTGTAAGGAAATCAAAGCTGTAATCTGTATTATTGTGATCACTAGTTATTATTAAAGTCACAAGTGTTAGCTTTGTGCAGTCCAGATTGGCATCTTGGCCTCTCTGCTAAATCTGGCAGCCACAGTAGCACATGCAcgcgtgtgtgtgttgtgttttatACATATATCGGCTAGGAAATGGATTTTAGAGGAGGAAACTTTATCTCTTGGATACCACAGGTAGAAGATTCATCAGGAATCCCAgcagagggaagaaaaaggaTTTAGCTATATTTACATAACCCGTAGTCATCTGGTACACTTAGCCACCATAAGCTGGAAATAAAACTAGAGGCAGGAGAATCCAGCTTTGGTGTAGACAGAAAAATATCAGCTGCAGCAGCGGCATTACCAACAGGAAATCGCTACATTAAAATCACAGATTCATGGAAATGGGAGTATGGACAAAATAAGCTTAAATTTCTGCAAGTTTCTTACTGGGTGCTTCAGTTTCTTGGTTGAACTTGTTTTTGTTGATAAGTAGAAACTATAGGTTTAGCTAGAGAAATTTTATCAGCCCATTAGGGATTCTGATTGGTTAGATTTAGTGTATAGCCATGCATTGATACGAAGAACTCCCATTTTAACTATAGAATGAGGGTCAGAAAATAAGCTTGTATCGTGGTGTTAAGGTCCAACAACTCAAGACCAAAGCTGCCAAGACTTTTAACGCCACAGTTTCATGTTGTGCAGAAGCTAGAGCTGCAGTTCTATAGGGGTGGCTGTCGTGTTTCAGTGCAGATACTCGCTACTGTGACAGGATGGGGTCACCCATTGCTGTAGTTAATCTATATCCCTAAGAGGTGGTATTTGTTGGATTTGATCAGTTTTAACTGTGAAGATCAAAGGTTTgtatttttcacatccctgagtgacaTAGGCTGGGGTCAACTTAATTTTGAATGTAGATTTGGCCTTAGTTTGAGATCTGTATGCATCAACGTTTTTCTGAAAGTTCACTGAGctatctagggctatgtctagactacgctctattttcaaaagagcatttcaaaatttgcatatcttcttccgatttcacttttgaaagcagatcttttgaaagtgaaaatagtctggatgtgttttggtttttcagaaagaaaacgttttttgaaaaaactgctcttccttttGAAAATAGAGTGTCGTTTAGACGTACTCTATGGGATTTactgggtgaaatcttggctcttCAACATCAACAGTAAAACACACACTGCCTTCAGCTCTGAAATCAGGAGTTCACCAAATTATTTTAACCGATGTACCTCTCATAGAATGAATCCTTCAAAAGTTTTCCTAAGTCCCATAACAACTACACATGTGCACGTTACAAGCATTTACAGAATCAGATTAATAGAACACAATAAAAATGATACATATGGCCACATTGCCCTCTGGTGGTAAAATTGAACCTATATGTAATTTAACAACATGTTTAAGACTAAGACCTGGTCTAGATTTGAAAATTAAATCAGCTTACCTGTgtcactcagggctgtgaaaaatccacccccGAGCAGTGTGGTGAAGCTGACCTAGCCCcttgctactgcctctcagggaggtggataaCTATGCTTTTGAGAGAACCCCTCCTGTTGCTATCAGGAGCACCCATACACAACAGCTGTGCTACTGGAGCAGTTCAGCGGTGGAACAAGCCCAGTCTGCAAACATCACCAAGATGAATGTAAGGCCTCACAACTTGcgtgcaacaacaacaacaacaaaaaaccagaaaccaccttcccctccccacattccttGTTTTGAAAAGGAATCAAATTCCATGTGTGAATTTTAAGAAGTTTTTGGTTCAGGGGAAGTTAGATAATTGGGATTAGTGGTATGTGATGGGAACTTTTCAACTCTAGTACAGCTTTAAATCAAGCCCAGGTGAGTGGTGATTGCTAGCAATTACTATCAGATGGTTCCAATCCAGTGGACCAGCGTCACCACCACAACCACAGAGTATTAATCCTTGTGGGCCTGCCCCAGCAGGCAGGCCAAGAATTGAATTGAAATGGAAACTATGTTCTCTTACTTGTACAGGTGGTCCCTGTGGAGCAGGGAAGAACTGGATGGATGAAGAAAGTTGTACCGCTGCTTCCTCTTTTGTATCTGTTTTATAAGAAAGAATTTAAGTGCTTTGCCTTGTCAGTTTGACACCTTCTGACACACTTTAAAAACTCATATGAAGAAAAGCAAATTTATACAATGATCTAGTGAAAATGAATTTTTCACCTTTTTCTCCAGctcaaagaaggaaaaaaaccagCCTGGCCTACAACACATTTCAGAACTactcaacagaaaaaaaaaaagaagcaggacATCTGGCTATACATCATGTCTTTATTATTTATCAGGCACAATAGGGAATGAGTGGATTAACTGGCACTCTTAAAGGCCATTTCAATAATGTACCGCCTCAGTCCTTCATCAATAACTTTGACAGTTCTAGTCTTGAATACATTCCTCTCTTCAATGAATTTCTCAAAGAGATGCACaccacctcccaccccaaaaTAATGTGCTTTGCTAGCCAAATAcacacagccatttttatgcaataGTTTAGAAAGTGTATCATGCAAAGCACTGTAGTATTCAGGATTGTAGATGGTCTCTGATGTGAGAATAAGGTCGTACTTTGAAAGGGAGTTGCTGTCACTTAACATGAGTTGGCTAAACTCAGTCCATTCTCCAGAAAAGAATCTGCACTTGGACATTAAAGCTGGTATGAAGTCTGCTTTCTTCTGTCTTTTTGAAGAAGGTTCACTAATTCTGTCATCATCATCGTCACCACCAGTACAATTAGCCACTACGTTAGGCAAGGTTATTTCATCAATCACAGTACTGTTATAATCCTGAAAATGGACTTTTTCAGCTTTTCCCTTTAATGCAAATAttcccagcagccctgccccacaaccAAGATCCAAGACTGTCTTGTTGAGAAACTGCatttcagcttctgacaaataatCCAGGAGATCAAAAGTGCATTCCCAGATTTTAAGTCCCCCTTCATAGACGCCTGTGATAAGATCAGAGTGAGAGGAAATACTTTTAGATACGATGTCTTCTTCATGGAAGTCATCTGAAAGGGTCATTTCCACCACAGAAATATTTACATGGTATAAGCCCTGTACAGCTTCCAGAACTTTATTTTCTAATACTCTGCTGAAATCTTCAGGAATTTTATGCTCTTTGGCAACTTTAAAGCAAGTTTGTTTCTTTGGCAGCACCCGGACTTGGCTTTTGTCTGAGCTACAGTTTGCTACTGGATCAGCAGTCTTGGGTGTTGCCTCATGTGTACTCAGAGACTCCTTGGACACAACCTTTTCTTCTGATAAAACTTCCTCGCTCTTTTCTGTAGATCTGTCTGAGTTCAAAGACCCCCGTGCAGAGCCCAGTAGTAAGGGTGAAACACCAAGAGTCTCTAGTTCATTTTCTTCATTCTCTTCAATAGAGAAGTTAAATTGAAATGCCATCTTTCACAAAAGTATGAACAAAATAAATCACAGCCTAGATCCAAAGTTACAACTACGCAGACACTCATCCAGTGAAACTGCTAATATAAATATGATTTTTCTTCTATGGCTTGTGCAGATAAAAACTTCCTCCCTGGCTGTCAGGATGCTCTGCTGCAGTTAAAAGTTCTCTGCAAACATTTTTACATTAGTCATTACAAAGAGAACCTCTGCTTTGAAGGTAAAACATCCACTTTCTCTGCAGGTAATTCTGTTGCATTCTATAAAAAGAGAATATATGTCAAATATCACGTCATTAAATTGCAAGATAATACTTTACACTTGTATCTCTTAATTGTAACTTATATTGTTCTTTTCTCTAATACCACCTTGTAACATCCCTTTGACGTAAGCAATTATTACTCTTTCCATTTCACAGAGGAGAAAACTAAAGACAAATCAAGGCTTTGTGAAAGGTGACACAGGAAGTGAGTGGCAGAACTGAATAAAGTCTGGTCTCTTGAATAATTTAATCTCCTACTTTAATCACAGTTTTTCTCCCTTCAAGAAAAGTTCAAGTGACAAGTTCAAGAAGAGATACATTGCTTGTCTACAGGAAGGGAACATTTCAAATTGGATTGTCTGGCTCATATTCATCTAGCGTGAAAGCAACAGCCAACGACCCAAACCAGCACTCCTCTAACTCCTCGCTAGCACGGCCCCATCGCGCTACTTCCGCGGGCACTGCAGCCCATGCTTAACCTGACTGCTGAGCGCAGCCCCTCGCCTCGGCACGTGTTGTCTCTCACGCGGGCCCGCCGCTCCGCGAGTCCGGTCCGGCGCGTGCACGGGCGCGTGCAGCACTTGTACCTCAGCAGCGAGACGGGCTGTGCTGGGCGCTGCGCACACTCCGCCCCTGCagcgcagggcccagccaggcacCAGCAGCgggctgccctgcccagccacagGCAaccgatgccaggtgccccgggcccgggctgggggaggggccagtcaCCCGCCCCAGAGACCCCCCCGGCCCCGGTGTCGCTCACCATCGCCCCGCGCATGGCCACAGCTCCCGGccttccgccccgcccccctgcgcGCGACTCGCTCAGCTCCGCCCCCCGGCGCGCGcttcctccgccccgccccgcccagccccgtGCGCGGGGGCCGCCGGGAGAGCGCGCGGCGCGGGGCTGCGGGCGGGATGGAGCCGGCCCGGGCCGTGTCCCCGGCAGACCCCGAGCTGCTGCTGCGCGAGCTGGGCGGCTGGGACGGGGCGCTCTGCCGCCGGGAGCTGCCCcgcgccctgccccgcctgcTCATATCCTTCCGCCGCGCGCGGGGCGGGGCAgcgactgcgggggggggggcagttactgggggTAGTTACTggaggctggggggttggggcagTTGCTGGGGGGTAGTTACTggaggctggggggttggggcagTTGCTGGGGGGTAGTTACTggaggctggggggttggggcagTTGCTGCGGGGTAGTTACTggaggctggggggttggggcagTTGCTGCGGGGTAGTTACTggaggctggggggttggggcagTTGCTGGGGGGTAGTTACTggaggctggggggttggggcagTTGCTGGGGGTAGTTACTggaggctggggggttggggcagTTGCTGGGGGTAGTTACTGGAGGCTGGGGGGGTTGGGGCAGTTGCTGGGGGTAGTTGCTATGGGGTAGTTACTggaggctggggggttggggcaATTGCTGGGGGGTAGTTACTggaggctggggggttggggcagTTGCTGGGGGTAGTTACTGGAGGCTGGGGGGGTTGGGGCAGTTGCTGGGGGTAGTTACTGGAGGCTGGGGGGGTTGGGGCAGTTGCTGGGGGTAGTTGCTATGGGGTAGTTACTggaggctggggggttggggcaATTGCTGGGGGGTAGTTACTGGAGACTGGGGGGTTGGGGCAGTTGCTGGGGGTAGTTACTggaggctggggggttggggcaATTGCTGGGGGGTAGTTACTGGAGGGCTTGGGGGCTTGGGATAGTTGCTTGGGGCTGGAAGCGCTGGGGGGGATTGGTTGTTGGGGCTGGTGTCGGGCTGATGGGGTGGCACAGGGACAGGGTTACGGgtgttgggggcaggggcagggcgggtgtcTGGGCACTGATGAGAGCAGATACAGGGTAGCCGTTGGGAGGCATTGGTAGGGATGATGGGTTTAGGCAGGGTCTCTAGTGCCCACCACTGTTGGTTTCTGACTGACAGGCGCCCATCGCTCTGTGCAGCCCGCAGCCTTTCTTAGCCTGTTCTCCAGCCTTAGCCACCACTAGTCATTCCCTTACTCTGGTTTCCTCCCTACTCACATCTCAGTGTGCTGGGCTTCCTTTAGAATGCCTGAAGATCAACACTGCTTTGGTCGATCTTCCGGCACTCGATTTAGCGAGTCCAGTAAACAAATGctgttaaatcaaatgctgaggacgCCCTCCTCCCAATCTACGCTGATATGCCTGCTCCTCGCAAGGAATAAGGGCCGTCGATGGGAGCGTTTCTCCCATCATTCTCCTCCTGTGAATGATAGCGGATGCGTTTAAAAGACGAGGGATAgcaatttcaggatacctctgtgattaacacggctacatttctgtctggggtagctgaagcaaaatgcaggacaatgtagcactttaaagactaacaagatggtttattagatgatgagctttcgtggatctgaggaagtgggtctggcccacgaaagctcatcatctaataaaccatcttgttagtctttaaagtgctacattgtcctgcattttgcttcaggatacctctggtatcccgaaataactctgatgtgtagacataccttaagggagCCATATGCTCCCTATGCATTTCCTCAAAGCGTTGTTATGGTTCATTCGGCACAGCTGCAAATTCTGGAtatgcaagcgcagttagcaaatcTACCCTCtcttgggagactgtcttggtcatcacaatcttgtggcccaccaaGATTGAGGGTCACTCACGTAGCCCACTTGTGACcataggttgcccctcactggcaGAGAGGGTGCTGTTCCTGGAATATAGGAATAATTCAAAATTATaaagaacattttatttatttttctgtttgatTACAGTAGttaaagtaactttaaaaaaatatgactTTGAGTATGTATGTGTGGGTACATAGTTATATCTGTTGTAATCCTGCAACTATTTAAGCTCACGGTGGATACAGCTATGGAAATAGTGCCATTGATTTACCACTTCTTCTGAGGTGTTTGCAGAACTGCCGTCATACTAACTTCCATTGTGAAATTAGTCTGTACTTCAGGGCACATTTGTGTTTCTTTTCTTTAACCTTTTTACTCTGTGTATCAAAATTCTGATGACTGGAGCGAACACATTCGTAAGTTGCGATAGCTTTCTTTGGTGTTCCCTAGAAATCATTTTGTGTTCTAATGATTGTACTGTGTTAATTACAAATACTTCTATAATGTGACCTTCCTTGGTTTTGTAAGAAAACCCTCAACAACCACAGACActgtgaaaaacttaaaaacaaaaggagaaatagatgcctgtgtgtgtgtattttttttcttcctttttttccttccattgCTAATTGctaggatatttttaaaaaagagaatcacttcattttctctctcatttgtACACTGGCATCACAGTTTGTCATCAGCATGCAAATGGTTCTAAGATCCCAAGAACTAAAGTGTGATAACAGGGAATCTGACACATTAATTAAGCAATCACTTATATTCTAAATATTCTGGTAAAGAATGGTGGGGAGCAGAAGAAATGCAGACCATGGATAACAGTTTAGTGCCTTGGATGTTCTGTATAAAATTGCAAGTTGTAGGATCATCCAGGAGAGGGGAAActggaatattttatttatatatatatataaaataaaacctccacaacacacacacactttcaagtGCAACTTCTACTAACTTCAGTAGGTGTTGTGTATGCTGAGAAGTTGGCATACAGTAAGCTTATTTATAGTTGTCATAATAGTTCAGACTACTAGTCAGTGTGGCCAGGTATCCTGTCTATAGGATATAGCATTGTATTACATTGTGGCTTTCTGGGAAGGTAGACATTCCtccatccagtgctttttttgtgacggtaatGGCCGGTACGCAGTACCGGTACCTCTAGTCAGAGcttaacaacttttcccctggagtaccagcacttttttttttaatacaaaaaatgCACTGCCTCCATCCATGCGCCTCTCCAAATGTGCATTGCTATAGGGGTGTGATGGGATTGCACCCCTCCTAACCCCTCAGACTGCCAATTTGTTTGTTGGGATTGTTAATTGTTTGTAGCTTCAGAAAGAATACTCATGCGGTTGCAGGTATTTTTATTATAGCAGGACATAGGTAGTGGTATTTTTTTATCATTTTGTGGTGTTCTCATTTACTGTACATATTTTGCTTCACAGGTGTACTGAGAATCCTGACTGAAATGTTCCTGCCTCATATCAACCTTTCAGAGTTAGAGCAAACCTTTTTCTCAAAAGTGTTACCTAAGGTATGATGTCTTCCGCAATGTGATGAGTCACACATTGATATAATACTAAAAATCTGGTTAGAACTGCAGATTTGCCTCTCCAAGGTCTGTAGTAGTTTGTATTATAGAATTCTTGTTTGGAATAAATTCCATTTCACCTTAAAAAGGTCTGGAGTCCTGTACTTACGATTTTTACTGTCAGTTTCACTGGCAGGAGGAGAGGATCCGTGATGTTATACATGATATAGTCAGCAATGGGAATTGTAAAAGCCTGTTTTGATCTATCAAAACAGCTGATAAGCAAATGCAGAATttcattattattgttgttattattaattataaCTTTAGGTTGCTGCTTTGGCTAAATAAATTGCAAGGTCCAAGACCAAAGTATTTGTAGCAAATAATCTGTTAGGTCCAATTAACCTAGGTATGGTTAATCATGACTTAACATGAAATACTTTCTGTTTATCATAGCTATACTGAAAATCTTAAATACTCACATTGTAAATGGAATACAAGAGCGTACAATAGGGTTGCCTACCTCCCATTGTCTGTAGGAGATATTTAACTCCCTAGAACCCCTGCTTGCAGGCTAGAGGACATCTgtaaggttttgtctacacaacaagcactTATTTTGTCAAGCTGGAGGGTGTCTTCCTCCGAttcccataaccctcattttacaaggcataagggaagtcggaggaggagtgctctaactcggacttcttgctgtgtagacagcaccaaaagccaaaataagctatttcgatttaagctacacaaccctaagctcaaattgtgtagcttatttcggcttcagccctgttgtgtagacatgccctaagagctCCTGTTCAGTTCCTACCTCAATATTAATCATCCTTGAACAGGTTTTCAGACCATAGAAAAAAATGTGCATATACTAAGCCTGTGTAATTTCGCCACATCAGCCATGCAATGTTCTGTATATGCTTGGGATGAGCTGTTTGTTGTTCTAATTCCACCACTCGCAACTCTAAGGCATCAAGACCACGCAAAAGAAAAATCTTCAAAATGGCATGACCTCCAAAACTCAAATATTATGAACAGAAAGAGTTTTTAACCTTTTCAGAAGAGTTAACTGCCATTAACTCCAAAATGATTGATTTGGACCAAatgtgttaaaaacaaaaaagtctgTGATAAGGTATGATGTGCTATATAAAATGCGCAGTAATGTTAATATTGGTTAGAGAAAGGGATGGAAGACAAAATTGGGGTAACATGGGAAACTTATTTTAATTAACTCACTTCTGTGTAATAACAGAACACATGATATCTGCCCTCATGTTGAACAGACGTGTGATCTGTGGAAATGGCAGATTTTGGCATGCAGTACTGAGCTTCGGCTGTGAATGGCTATGAAGCATGTCTCTGCATTCCATACCTCCATAGCAAAGATGAAAGTGAATCTACTGTGACTTGTACTGTAGGTGCCCTTGATTTATGAAGGGAATATGTTGGAGTCTATTAATACTGggtttattttaatttgctttgttCTGACAGGCTATGCAATTATTTGATGATTTGTTGTATGAATTATCCAGTCAAGCCAAAGGACTAACCAGTCAGAATGCAGAATTATGCAAAGCAGTGAGGAATGTTTTGCAGGTAAGTCTATTGAAATGGGCTGTAAAAAGAGTGGTTCAGTGACAATCTGTTTTTTTACCAAAACTGTGGAGAGATTTTTGAAGTGTTTGTGCTAGCCACAGCGGACTGTAAAATTCAGTTCTGGATTTGTCATAGTGCAGATAGTTTGACTATATTAGGCACTGTCCATATATTTCTGTTGATAAAAGGTAGTTCTGCATGTGTATAAATATTTTCAGGATTGGGCCTTAAACTTCTAATCCTCAGCAAAGTTAGTCTCAGTTTTCATCATGTTGCATTTTTTGTGAGGTTTCTTGTTTAGCTGCCATTGACTCTATATCGTATTCCATCCTCACTAACAAAGATTctacaggccaaattctgccttaaTGACACGTTGTATTCATGAGTGTCACTTAAGTGTAACTGAAGGCAAAAGTTAGCCTGCAGGTGGATCTGAGTTAAAAATGTGGTAGATGATGTATAAGCTAAAAtaaaaaacaggtttttttccagATCTGAATTGGGTCTGCAGTGCTAACAGGAATAAATACTTGTTAAAACTACTTAAGTGCGGTCAACACTACCGGGGAAGGTCAACCTAAGACACGCAaatccagctatgagaatagcgtagctggagtcagcgtACCTGAAGCTGAATTTCTGCAACATTCCCACTGCGGGacattgatgggagaaactctcccatccatttccctttctccttatgacctggtggagtaccagggCACCATCATTTAGCAGGTCCTTAGTAGACCAgctaattcaaatcctgggaGGTCAAACTCCAGAGCATTGATCTtggggtaagtgaagacaaggcctcagtCTCTGAAGCAAGCAGGTGTTCAAAATGCTCTCAAAGAGCAGAGCCAGTATTTAGGAAGATGGCATTTTGTTTGTAATTATTTTTCAGTGTATAAATGTGCTTTGAAAGAGATGTTGATACTTTGAATCTTGCAGTAATAAATGACTGATAAACAGCAGGCAATACAAACATGATTCTCACATAAAGATACTATGACATCACATAAAAATTAAGGTCTGAAACGGCGGCTGTTTTTTTACAGAGCTTCATTCATCTTTCTGGCTTCCTAGTACTTTTCTGTTTGCTAATGTTCTTAAAGATGTAGAACAGTTTAGCCAAATGCAGAAGGGAAGAGCTGCTCTATAATTTTTGCTCTTTGAATTATCGACCGCAGTGTTCTGTCATAGATTGTGCTTTTAGACTGTGCTTTCAGTGAATGCGGTGTTGTTGTCACTTGCAGACTATGGTTCAGCTGCTGGAAATTCTGACAGCTTGTGTGCGACACATCTGTACTTTGCAGGAGTCTGTGCCTCTGGAGAGTATCCGTTCCCTTCccttttccattctgtatgtagTCAAAACCACATTTATGCACTGCAAGGTAGGTCTCTGAATTAATGGGAGAAAACGTCATTCTAGATCTAGTTAGAGATCATTTAAAGAAATCCTTTGGGATATGATTCTGCTTTGAAAAGTCGCTTGTGGCTTTGCATAGTTGTTGCCTCAATACTAAATCAGAAGTGCTCAGTTTATAAGTACGAAGATGGTCTTTCCAACTACCAGCTCTACAAACTCAACTTGAGCTCTGGGAGCCATGTCAGTTATTTCTATCTTGTGCATTACTACCAGTCATAAAGGTCCTTCTGATGGAATTGATAGAATTTCAGATGAGAAAGGATCACTAGATTATCTAGTCTGATCTGTATACTGCAGGCCATTACATACAGGAGTAACCAGGTGAAATGTATGTACTCCCAATAAAACTTGTTAATTAATTGTGCTCTCATTGATACCTGTGCAAATCCATTTTCTTCATTGGATTTGCAGAGGTGTAAGTGATTATGGATGTGTTAATATTAACTCTATGATTCAGTTTGATTCAGAATAGTGGTTGGAATTTTAATACCTTGCTTTGTGTAAAAACACGTTTGCATGGCACTTTACAGCACCTACACTTGGAGGAAAACTGATAGTTGTGCTTGAAATCTTTCCCGCTGTAAGCAGTGTCAGTAACGCTGTTACAAATCTATAGTAATTTGTCATCTGTCTTAATGGCATCAGTTTCACTTTCCTTGCTTACTTAGTATCTTTAAATACTTACAGAGTCAAATTATTCAGTG contains:
- the METTL18 gene encoding histidine protein methyltransferase 1 homolog, which codes for MAFQFNFSIEENEENELETLGVSPLLLGSARGSLNSDRSTEKSEEVLSEEKVVSKESLSTHEATPKTADPVANCSSDKSQVRVLPKKQTCFKVAKEHKIPEDFSRVLENKVLEAVQGLYHVNISVVEMTLSDDFHEEDIVSKSISSHSDLITGVYEGGLKIWECTFDLLDYLSEAEMQFLNKTVLDLGCGAGLLGIFALKGKAEKVHFQDYNSTVIDEITLPNVVANCTGGDDDDDRISEPSSKRQKKADFIPALMSKCRFFSGEWTEFSQLMLSDSNSLSKYDLILTSETIYNPEYYSALHDTLSKLLHKNGCVYLASKAHYFGVGGGVHLFEKFIEERNVFKTRTVKVIDEGLRRYIIEMAFKSAS